GATGGAAGTTTCAGGGACACTACATCCAAATTCAGTATTAATTTATCCATGTGGTATACCATCAGAATGGGACTTCTCAGCTATATAACATCATTGAACGCTGGAGCACCTCCTACTTCTGTGCATCCATTTGTTCAAGACGTACGAGCTTGTTAAGTTCTACCTTTATTTGTTGTAGAATAAGTAACAGAGAAATGGAACCGCAGGAAGGAAGGAAAGGAATACCATCTCTGCTGTCCTCACAGGGGGAGTGCATCGCCACCAACATCACGCAGGTGCCTACTTTCTTTGTATATAGTCACTATTCCTTTACTGTAAAAAGCTTGTTATCTTTAATTTGCAAGTTTATTCTATGCCTTCCAGCTCATTGGTTGGACACCACTGATAGAACTGAGAAACATCGCTGAGAAAGATGGCATAGGTGCTCGGCTGATTGGGAAGATTGAGCCATACCAACCCCTTTCCTCTGTGAAGGACCGGAGTGCTCTCAGGTGGCTGGTCTTTTTTAGTTTCCTTCCCAGGAAGAAATTCTTCACCTCAAATGTACCATACGTAACGTCATGAGTCTCGACAACAATATGAATGGATGAACAAATTTGCAGATTGATTGAAGATGCAGAGGAGAAAGGCTTGATCACACCTGGCATCACAACGCTGCTGGGGGTCACGAGTGGTAATCTCGGCATCGGCGTGGCGTTCATTGCTGCTCAGAAAGGATACAAGTTCATCGCCCTCATGCCTGCTAAACTCTCGCTTGATAAGCAGATACTGATGCGATACCTTGGCGTAGAAGTGGTATTAGTTGGTAAGGACCTGAGGTACCATGACCCTCATATCACGTGCCAGATGGTAACATGCTTGTCTCCTGCAGATGCTGTACAGCATGGATTCAAAGCTTTACTTGATAGGGTAGAACAGATGAAGAAGGATGTGGAAGATGTGTATGTTCTAGATCAATTCACCAATCCTGCAAATCCCGATGCCCACTTCAGATGGACAGGTAAGTGGTAACACAGTCTATTTGAACTAAACTGGATGCAGTAGCAGTAGCGTTTGAGTAACTTTAGATTGTTTGACTATAAGGCCCAAAACTCAGTCGAAGACTATGAACTGACTAACTTATAAGATGTTGAAATAAATTGATGGATGAtatgcaataaatgttgctatgTGATGTTGGCCTCTGCAGGATCACACTTCCATGCAACGTTTTTactctttatttttattttatttttgagaTTCCTGACTAAAAAATGAACCTCAGCACTAATGCATCGAACTAAATATGTCCTTAGGACCTGAGATATGGAAAGATACAGCAGGCAAAGTGGACATATTTATAGCTGCTTCAGGTTCAGGAGGCACCATCACAGGCGTGGGGAGGTATCTCAAGACGAAGAACCCatctgtcggtgtggaacgacacctatgggatcacaagaatccctactacggttgccggggcgcagggttgcgagaagagcaggattagtagtcagcacaaggatcgtttacccaggttcgggccgcgaagatgcgtaaaaccctagtcctgctttggtgggtgtatttcagagagttcttgagctctcgaactagctatggtggggtgcgtggttccaaagagccgaatccttctccagtatgccatgggcctccttttatagtcgaaaggggctgccacagtggcatacaggaggtggaaaggcgtacagtattgcgagcttatcgctcgtattacaggacaagacgcatttaatgcgccgctgaggtgtcccctagctttatcggggacgggggcgaggcccgtcccgtccgtcgtcgctcctcctcgcttcgacacgcgccctggccagcgatgcgtgcggcgccatgtaggcaggcaggcagctgaggtggcgcggtggtggagccttcacgaagatctgcatgccgccacgcaggcgcttgatgagttggcctgggagctgcatgttgccacgcaggtgcctgctcagctggttgagctggcagctgcatgcgaacggcggcggagactaggttggtgcgggcctggcagtggccctgctggcgcccttggcgagggccttgccgtggcgcgctgtcgtccccggcaaggatcttgccgggggtcttgtggttccccttggcaagggtcttgccgaggatcgccgccttctaatcctcatctgatcttgaatattccttgtcttcacaaagatctgcatgccaccacagaggtgcctcccgagccctggcccaacatgGTTGgctgagttggaacccgtgggctcgagggtggctcactccgctggtgtgggcgagccgccccggcaagggtcttgccggggccgctgaggctgccccagcaaggatcttgccgggggaacctgcttcgcctctctgcttctttgcgGTCTTgatcttggcgttgctctggccgTCTTGAGCTTTcattttacctcggttcacctcccctgctctgcttggtgtggccgcgggcgcggctccgactgtccgtgcacaggtaaaggggtacaaaggtgcgccccttcttttgtacaccgacaccatCTATAAAATTAATATGCGTTGAACCAGCTGAAAGTCCAGTGATTTCAGGCAAGAAACTACTACTACTATGATAAATATATTGAATAAATGATACTAGACATGTTTGGTTATGCTCATCAATAACCTGGCTACCTTGGCTTGTAAATTATAGTAAGATCTTCCCTGCCTATGATCTGTAGATGGCGAGCCAGCCTTCCACAACATCCTAGGAATAGGGCCAGGTTTTGTCCCAGAAATACTGGATAGATCCCAGATAGATGAAATTGTAACAGTAACTACTCAAGAAGCTATGGACATGGCTAGAAGGTTGGCAAGGGAAGAAGGGTTGCTTGTTGGCATATCTTCAGGCGCAAATGCAGCCGCCTGCTTAAAGGCAAGCTCTCTTTTTCAACAGTCTAGGATCTTTTTTCATTTGCACATGCTACAGTGAATGCTATATAAATCCGCTTATTATGCAGTCCTCTGATTAGGGTACTTCCTCATAGGTTGCATCAAGAGAGGAGAACAGGGGAAAGATGATTGTGACAATGTTTTCCAGTGGTGCAGAGAGGTATCTGAATTCAGAGCTCTTTGCGCAGGTGAAGGAAGAGTGCGTCAACATCAACATGACCTTCTGATGTTCAGCTCGAGGCAATGACAGCTTAGGGATGATCCAGAAGTGTAGTCTTATCATAATACCAGATACTGTTTAATAATTAAGAGATGAAACAAAACACACTAGTGTCATAAGTACAAACCATATGGTTGCAGGTTACAGAGGATAGCGGTATTTTATTGGGTGTTTGGTTTGAGGAATCACCTCAAACACACTATGGTTGATCCATCAAGAGCCCTCATTTTGTACTAGCCTTACGCTTGTATGAAGGATGACATGGTGATATAGACCAACCCATTGCATTCCTCGAAGTGAGTTAAGTTCAGAGCTAGAATCTGATGGTCCATTCGGTATTAATTACTAAAACCAAACACCCATACTTGTCCATCACCATACTGTTCATATAAAGAAACATCTTTTTTCTAGTATAAAACAAATCAAATTTACTGAGACATCCGGTTAACCTTCTGGTATTCTGCCCAACATGTAACAACGAGGGTGACCCTAACTGTCATAGGACCTAACATGGTTACATAGTTCCAACTTCCATGGCTGGGATCACTTGAAGCAGGGCCGTCCTCAAAAATCAGGGGCCCTGCGCGAATCTGCAATTAGGCCCTAAGTATGGAAAAGGTAGTTGTAGCTGTGTGCATCGCAATGATGCAGGGATTAAACCTCCTTTTCGGGAAACAGAGAAAAAATATTTATCATGCTAGTAACACAATTTTATGCAAGAATTATATCTTGCCAAAAGGCAACTCTCCGAACCCTTAAtaattactccctctgtaaacaaatataagacgttttcagAGGGAGTACTAAACTAATTTTTACTTGAAAAGCGGCATCCTTCTGGCATTTGATTACACAG
The sequence above is a segment of the Aegilops tauschii subsp. strangulata cultivar AL8/78 chromosome 6, Aet v6.0, whole genome shotgun sequence genome. Coding sequences within it:
- the LOC109740080 gene encoding cysteine synthase isoform X1; this translates as MEPQEGRKGIPSLLSSQGECIATNITQLIGWTPLIELRNIAEKDGIGARLIGKIEPYQPLSSVKDRSALRLIEDAEEKGLITPGITTLLGVTSGNLGIGVAFIAAQKGYKFIALMPAKLSLDKQILMRYLGVEVVLVGKDLRYHDPHITCQMVTCLSPADAVQHGFKALLDRVEQMKKDVEDVYVLDQFTNPANPDAHFRWTDGEPAFHNILGIGPGFVPEILDRSQIDEIVTVTTQEAMDMARRLAREEGLLVGISSGANAAACLKVASREENRGKMIVTMFSSGAERYLNSELFAQVKEECVNINMTF
- the LOC109740080 gene encoding cysteine synthase isoform X2, giving the protein MEPQEGRKGIPSLLSSQGECIATNITQLIGWTPLIELRNIAEKDGIGARLIGKIEPYQPLSSVKDRSALRLIEDAEEKGLITPGITTLLGVTSGNLGIGVAFIAAQKGYKFIALMPAKLSLDKQILMRYLGVEVVLVDAVQHGFKALLDRVEQMKKDVEDVYVLDQFTNPANPDAHFRWTDGEPAFHNILGIGPGFVPEILDRSQIDEIVTVTTQEAMDMARRLAREEGLLVGISSGANAAACLKVASREENRGKMIVTMFSSGAERYLNSELFAQVKEECVNINMTF